In Persephonella sp., one genomic interval encodes:
- a CDS encoding restriction endonuclease subunit S — MNIKIPEGWEIRKLGEIAEIVGGGTPSTKNPKYWNGNISWITPKDLSNFRYRYIYRGSKNITELGLKKSSAKLLPRGTVLLSSRAPIGYVAIAGKELATNQGFRSFIIKEKNKLNNEFLYYWLKLNKPKLESIASGSTFKEVSGSALKQLEIFLPPIPEQEKIADILGSIDDQIENLMEQNKTLEEIAKTIFKRWFIDFEFPNEEGKPYKSSGGEFIDSELGKIPKGWRVGTFGELIKDTIGGDWGKETVKGKFNKKVYAIRGTDFKNLDIGLYDNLPIRYIKSSSLEKRKLKEGELLIELSGGTKGQPTGRIFYVSKSIIENSTYPLVFSNFCRKLIVNKSARPEFIYFYWKYLYSKGVMANYQTESTGISNFQLKSFLKTFKIYIPPKELQNKFSNFAKNIMNKKQNNQIQTLTQLRDTLLPKLITGQIRVKV; from the coding sequence ATGAATATAAAAATCCCTGAAGGTTGGGAAATTAGGAAGTTGGGGGAGATTGCAGAAATTGTAGGTGGTGGAACTCCTTCAACAAAAAATCCTAAATATTGGAATGGAAATATATCTTGGATAACCCCTAAAGATTTATCAAATTTTCGATATAGATATATCTATAGGGGAAGTAAAAATATCACAGAACTTGGATTAAAAAAATCATCAGCTAAACTTTTACCTAGAGGAACAGTTTTATTATCTTCAAGAGCACCTATTGGTTATGTTGCTATTGCGGGTAAGGAATTAGCTACAAATCAAGGATTTCGTTCTTTTATTATTAAAGAAAAGAATAAGCTTAACAATGAATTTTTATATTATTGGTTAAAACTAAATAAACCTAAATTAGAAAGTATAGCGTCTGGTTCAACTTTTAAAGAAGTTTCAGGTTCTGCTTTAAAACAATTGGAAATATTCCTCCCACCTATACCCGAACAAGAAAAAATTGCAGATATTTTAGGAAGTATAGACGACCAGATAGAAAATTTAATGGAGCAAAATAAAACCCTTGAAGAAATAGCAAAAACTATTTTTAAGAGATGGTTTATAGATTTTGAGTTTCCAAATGAAGAGGGAAAACCCTATAAATCAAGTGGTGGTGAATTTATAGACAGTGAACTTGGAAAAATCCCTAAAGGATGGAGAGTTGGAACTTTTGGGGAGCTAATTAAAGATACAATCGGTGGAGATTGGGGAAAAGAAACTGTAAAAGGTAAATTTAATAAAAAAGTATATGCTATAAGAGGAACAGATTTTAAAAATTTGGATATAGGGTTGTATGATAACCTTCCAATAAGATATATAAAGTCATCATCTTTAGAAAAAAGGAAGTTAAAAGAAGGAGAACTTTTGATTGAGTTATCTGGCGGGACTAAAGGTCAACCAACAGGTAGAATTTTTTATGTTTCTAAATCCATAATAGAAAACTCCACATATCCTTTAGTATTTTCCAATTTTTGCCGTAAGTTAATAGTAAATAAAAGTGCGAGACCAGAATTTATTTATTTTTATTGGAAATATCTTTACTCAAAAGGAGTTATGGCTAATTATCAAACAGAAAGCACAGGAATTAGTAATTTTCAATTAAAATCTTTTTTAAAAACATTTAAAATTTATATTCCGCCCAAAGAATTACAAAATAAATTTTCAAATTTTGCTAAAAATATTATGAATAAAAAACAAAACAATCAAATCCAAACTCTAACCCAATTGCGAGACACACTACTACCAAAGCTAATAACAGGACAAATCAGAGTTAAAGTTTAA
- a CDS encoding ATP-binding protein → MEEIFYRFNPWWEGEFKTDFIDRPKYTIPLISSIDNPSIEIITGLRRIGKTSIMKILISKLIKEKNVLPNCIFFISLDFYKLENLSILDIIEEYLKLQKIPFSEKIYLFLDEITYKKDFSVQLKNLYDLYNAKIFVSSSSASVLKDKKAFLTGREKITEILPLDFYEFLNFKGIKIKKADKHLLKAYFEDYMKIGGIPEYVLTEDLEYVKRLIDDILYKDIIAMHNIKEKTALKEFFFLLMERAGKQISLNKISKVLDISPDTAKRFFEYFLDTYIIYAIERCGKLNERLKSPKKIYAGDVGIRNVITGFRDLGAVFENLVFLKIKNKNPCYVLQDGIELDFLTDDKTLIEVKYGRKLNEKQLKLFNEFIANKKILIDSFEKYQSL, encoded by the coding sequence TTGGAAGAGATTTTTTACAGATTTAATCCATGGTGGGAAGGAGAATTTAAAACAGATTTCATTGATAGACCTAAATATACAATACCTTTAATATCATCTATAGATAATCCATCTATTGAAATAATTACAGGACTTCGCCGTATAGGTAAAACATCAATAATGAAAATACTTATAAGTAAATTGATAAAAGAAAAAAATGTATTACCAAATTGTATATTCTTTATATCATTGGATTTCTATAAGTTAGAAAATTTAAGCATATTAGACATTATAGAAGAGTATTTAAAGCTTCAAAAAATACCTTTTTCAGAAAAAATTTATCTGTTTTTAGATGAAATTACATATAAAAAAGATTTTTCAGTGCAGTTAAAAAATCTATACGACCTTTACAATGCAAAAATATTTGTTTCTTCATCTTCAGCATCTGTTCTAAAAGACAAAAAAGCTTTTTTAACAGGAAGAGAAAAAATTACAGAAATTTTGCCACTTGATTTTTACGAATTCTTAAACTTTAAAGGAATAAAAATTAAAAAAGCAGATAAACACTTATTAAAAGCTTATTTTGAGGATTATATGAAAATTGGAGGAATTCCAGAATATGTTTTAACAGAGGATTTAGAATACGTAAAACGGCTTATTGATGATATCCTTTATAAAGATATAATAGCTATGCACAACATAAAAGAAAAAACAGCTTTAAAAGAATTTTTCTTCTTACTAATGGAAAGAGCGGGGAAACAGATAAGTTTAAATAAAATATCAAAAGTGTTAGACATAAGCCCAGATACAGCAAAAAGATTTTTTGAATATTTTTTAGACACATACATTATATATGCAATAGAAAGATGTGGAAAACTGAATGAAAGGCTAAAATCTCCCAAAAAAATATATGCTGGAGATGTTGGAATAAGAAATGTTATTACAGGGTTTAGGGATTTAGGAGCAGTCTTTGAGAATTTAGTTTTTCTAAAAATCAAAAATAAAAATCCTTGTTATGTTTTACAAGATGGCATAGAACTTGATTTTCTAACAGATGATAAAACTCTTATTGAAGTAAAATATGGAAGAAAATTAAACGAAAAGCAACTTAAACTGTTTAACGAATTTATAGCAAACAAAAAAATATTAATTGATAGTTTTGAAAAATATCAAAGCCTATAA
- a CDS encoding type I restriction endonuclease subunit R, with protein sequence MSNITEDKLVEQPALDWLEGEGWDYIHGSQLIPENQERENLSSVILKNRFLESLKKINPHIPETTLEEVYKRLLSIAQPSLEHTNLNFHKLLINGVPVEYKDSKGNIKTDIVKLIDFKNPENNQFLVANQFVVKEVNKDGVRFDIVLFINGLPIALFELKNLDRSLKEAYRQIQNYKELAPQIFYYNEILVISNLLETRIGSLTASYDRFSKWRGIKDKYDYQEDTIPSLEVLIKGLFNKERLLEYIKDFVVFEKDGETIIKKIAMYHQFYDVRKAIKNTLKALNSTDKRIGTFWHTQGSGKSLSMVFYVRKAIKSKELKNPTVVMLTDRTELDDQLSKTFLKTELKEYVEIADSIKDLREKLDKKSGGIIFTTIQKFQLTDEERKEGKKFPTISERENIIIIADEAHRSQYKKFAQNVRLALPNAMFIGFTGTPIETDDRSTTAVFGDYAGVYTIKNAVEDGTIVPIYYEARFTELHLAEHFLDLEFEDITKAIEEEKKEGLKKRFSTLEMLIRNPDRLEKIAKDIVRHFNSLELDTKAMVVCVSRAAAVEMYNLMKKQPNCPEIAVVMSGSKSHDPQEFWPHTRSQQEIKELATRFKNPDDPLKIVIVVDMWLTGFDAPVVSTMYIDKPMKNHSLLQAIARVNRVYPGKTGGLIVDYIGITDDLKKSLSVYTQDIIKDAVIPIEDAVKLMLEKYEIVKSYLGRINFENWKKLSNTEQARLLQEIYTKITKDPNEMKEFLKQVSALTKAFALVSTEKEAIEIKDDLEFFQNVARIIRKYNPHKELDISDEIENAVKHLVDKSVKASKIKNIFGIDTTQEEVSIFDPDFIKYLNNISNKEARIKVFESLLKDQIKVRLKRNKAKRKSFQERIDELIKKYNNRILTVEEVINQLQDLAKELKNINACREKLGLSEEEEAFYDLLIGTSDCKYDERIINVAKELTEKIKSQLIIDWTKSEQHKAKVRTAIKRILRKHKFKATSKLVNFIYKQAEELYKDYPIAA encoded by the coding sequence ATGAGCAATATAACAGAAGACAAGTTAGTAGAACAACCAGCTTTAGATTGGTTAGAAGGGGAAGGTTGGGATTATATTCATGGAAGCCAGTTAATTCCTGAAAATCAAGAAAGAGAAAACCTATCAAGCGTAATACTGAAAAATAGATTTTTAGAAAGCCTAAAAAAAATAAATCCACATATACCAGAAACTACATTAGAAGAGGTTTACAAAAGACTTTTATCAATAGCTCAGCCAAGTTTAGAACATACAAATTTAAATTTCCACAAATTACTTATAAATGGCGTTCCTGTTGAGTATAAAGACAGTAAGGGAAACATAAAAACAGACATCGTAAAACTAATAGATTTTAAAAACCCTGAAAATAACCAGTTCTTAGTAGCTAATCAGTTTGTAGTTAAAGAAGTTAATAAAGATGGAGTTAGATTTGATATTGTTTTGTTTATAAATGGTCTTCCGATAGCTTTGTTTGAATTAAAAAATCTTGATAGATCCTTAAAAGAAGCTTACAGACAAATACAAAACTATAAAGAACTTGCACCTCAAATCTTTTATTACAACGAAATTTTAGTAATCAGTAATCTACTTGAAACAAGAATAGGAAGTCTAACAGCTTCTTACGATAGATTTTCAAAATGGAGAGGGATTAAAGATAAATACGATTATCAAGAAGATACAATACCATCTTTAGAAGTTTTAATAAAAGGATTATTTAATAAAGAAAGGCTTTTAGAATACATAAAGGATTTTGTAGTATTTGAGAAAGACGGAGAAACTATCATTAAAAAAATTGCTATGTATCATCAATTTTACGATGTAAGAAAAGCAATTAAAAATACATTAAAAGCTTTAAATTCCACTGACAAAAGAATAGGAACTTTCTGGCATACACAGGGAAGCGGAAAGTCTTTGTCTATGGTTTTTTATGTCAGGAAAGCTATTAAGTCTAAAGAGCTAAAAAACCCGACAGTTGTGATGCTAACAGATAGAACAGAACTTGACGACCAGCTATCAAAAACATTTTTAAAAACCGAGCTAAAAGAGTATGTAGAAATAGCAGACAGTATAAAAGATTTAAGGGAAAAATTAGATAAAAAATCCGGTGGAATAATATTTACAACAATCCAAAAATTCCAGCTAACAGATGAAGAAAGAAAAGAAGGCAAAAAATTTCCTACCATATCAGAAAGGGAAAACATAATTATAATTGCAGACGAAGCCCACCGCTCACAGTATAAAAAATTTGCCCAGAATGTAAGACTTGCCCTTCCAAATGCTATGTTTATAGGATTTACAGGAACACCTATAGAAACAGATGACAGGTCAACAACTGCCGTCTTTGGAGATTATGCAGGAGTTTATACGATTAAAAATGCCGTTGAAGATGGAACTATAGTTCCCATTTACTATGAGGCAAGATTTACAGAGCTACACCTTGCAGAGCATTTTTTAGACCTTGAGTTTGAAGATATTACAAAAGCCATTGAGGAAGAGAAAAAAGAAGGACTGAAGAAAAGATTTTCAACCCTTGAAATGCTTATAAGAAATCCAGACAGATTGGAAAAAATAGCAAAAGATATAGTCAGGCATTTTAACTCATTAGAACTTGATACAAAGGCTATGGTTGTTTGCGTAAGTAGAGCGGCAGCAGTAGAGATGTATAATCTTATGAAAAAACAACCAAACTGCCCAGAAATAGCTGTTGTTATGTCAGGAAGCAAAAGCCATGACCCGCAGGAATTTTGGCCGCACACAAGAAGCCAGCAAGAGATAAAAGAACTTGCAACAAGATTTAAAAATCCAGATGACCCGTTAAAAATAGTAATTGTCGTTGATATGTGGTTAACAGGTTTTGATGCTCCTGTTGTTTCTACAATGTATATAGACAAACCTATGAAAAATCATTCTCTTTTACAGGCAATAGCCAGAGTAAACAGAGTTTATCCCGGTAAAACAGGTGGTCTTATAGTTGACTACATAGGAATAACAGATGACTTAAAGAAATCCTTATCAGTCTATACACAGGATATTATCAAGGATGCAGTTATTCCAATAGAAGATGCTGTAAAACTAATGCTGGAAAAGTATGAAATTGTAAAGTCTTACCTTGGGAGAATAAATTTTGAAAACTGGAAAAAGCTATCAAATACTGAACAAGCAAGACTTCTTCAAGAAATATATACTAAAATCACAAAAGACCCCAACGAAATGAAAGAGTTTTTAAAACAAGTTTCAGCATTAACCAAAGCCTTTGCTCTGGTTAGCACAGAAAAAGAAGCAATAGAGATAAAAGATGATTTAGAGTTTTTCCAGAATGTAGCAAGAATAATAAGAAAATATAATCCCCATAAAGAACTGGATATTTCAGATGAAATAGAAAATGCAGTTAAACATCTTGTAGATAAATCAGTTAAAGCTTCAAAGATAAAAAATATATTTGGAATAGATACTACGCAGGAAGAGGTTTCAATTTTTGATCCTGATTTTATTAAATATCTAAATAATATTTCTAATAAAGAAGCGAGAATAAAAGTTTTTGAAAGTCTTTTAAAAGACCAGATAAAAGTAAGATTAAAAAGGAATAAAGCTAAAAGAAAATCATTTCAAGAAAGAATTGATGAACTGATAAAAAAATATAACAACAGAATACTAACGGTAGAAGAAGTAATAAATCAACTTCAGGATTTAGCAAAAGAGCTTAAAAATATAAACGCATGTAGAGAAAAATTAGGACTTTCAGAGGAAGAAGAAGCTTTTTATGACCTTTTAATTGGAACTTCAGACTGTAAATATGATGAAAGAATTATAAATGTAGCAAAGGAACTAACAGAAAAAATAAAATCACAGCTTATTATTGACTGGACAAAAAGTGAGCAACATAAAGCAAAAGTAAGAACTGCAATAAAAAGAATATTAAGGAAACACAAATTTAAAGCAACATCAAAATTAGTTAATTTTATCTACAAGCAGGCAGAAGAACTTTATAAAGATTATCCTATTGCTGCTTAG